TCGAGGCCCAGGTTACATTTACAGTGATGGCAGCCGCGTTTACCGCCTTAGTCCTAACACCACTTACTGCTAGGGTGATGAAGAAGCTCGGCCACCTTAGAACAGACGTCCACAAGAGGGAGCAGCCGAAAGTACCCTATTCCGGGGGGGTGGCGCTTTTTGCCTCCGTCATCCCCTTTCTGATCGCTTTTGCACTCTTACAATGGGGGAGCACTGTCAGAGTTTGCGTTCTTCTCGCTTCCTCCAGTACAGCATTCCTACTGGGCCTCATCGACGACTTCAAGGTTTTAGGGGGCAAGGTTAAGATGCTTCTATCTCTGTTAACGGCAGTCCCTTTGGCAGCCGCTTACATCCTTTGGCCAGACGTCGTCCAGCTTGGGCGCCCCCTAGTACCACTTCTCGGGCGCCTTAGGCTGACTATCATCTACTGGTTGCTTCTGCCTCTTGTGGCTGCTGGGCCAGCGAACGTAGTGAACATGCTTGACGTTTTTAACGGTGTTATGCCCGCGACCACGTTTCTTACAGCTACTACAATGGCTTTCGCTTCGCTGGTGGTTGGTAACGTTGAAGGAGTCGTCCTCCTCGCCCCCCTTATCGGGGCCTTGCTCGGCTACCTACCTTACAATAAGTGGCCGGCTCGAATCCTGAACGGCGACTCGGGTAGCCTGTTTGTGGGCGCGTACATCGGTGCTGTGGCAGCTCTGATTCATCTCGAGTTCATAGCTGCGATCGCGCTCACCCCTCACATTCTTAATGGGGCGTTGGTGATAATCTCTGTCGGAGGTTTTAAGGAGCATCGTGAAATGAAGGGGAGACCCGTGAAGATACTGCCCGACTACAGGCTAGCGGCGTCCAGTGACTTGGAAGCCCCGATCTCTCTCACACGGCTGATCCTCGCTATAGATGGACCCCTGGATGAAAGGGCAATCGTAAGGAGGTTGATCGCCTTAAGTGCTGTGAGCTGCGCTCTAGCAGCTTTCTCCTCCCTCCTGATACCAAGGTGATTGAGATGAAATCTATACTGCTCTTGAGCTTGCTAGCCATTGCCATTTGGGCATCTTCCATTCCAACGCTGGTGCTCATAAACTCGATACTCTACCTCATCGAAATTAGTTGGCTTCGATCCCTCCTCGGGGTAGTAGTTTTCGGAGGATGGGTCGCACTATGGTACGCCCTCTTGAAGATCATTTCCAAAAAGATACTATTTAGCAAATTTTCTAAGATAACTAATAAAGATTCTGATAATAATAACTCCAAAGTTTAGTACTAGATATTGGTTTTCCATCATCTCCAAGTATCGGTTCAACAACTTTTATGATTAGGGGTTTCATTTTTTTAGCTATCCTAGAGCGGTTGATTTTGAGTGCACCAATTAGGGTTTCTTCGGTAACTACTATTGCTTCTATCGAGGGATCGCTGCCTGCCGGCCCTTCGGCATCGTCTAATGGAAGTACCGTGATCCGTTGCCCCACCCTGGCTTTCCTTAAACAGTACCTCAGCACTCTGAGAGCTCTAACTTCGTAGGGCTCAACCGGGTGGTTCTTCCTACGCTGCGAAGCGAATTCGTCGCTGACGACTCCTATGACTACTTCGTCGCTAACCTCGAGAGCGGCTTTAATCAAGTGCCTATGTCCAGAGTGAAAGAGCGAAAAAGTACCACCGACAGCGGTCCTCCTGTATGCTGGCTCTCCGCTAGCCACTTTCTACTCTACAAGCACCTGTATCTCTTTAGCAACCTCGCTTTTCGGGATTCGTACTTCGAGAACGCCGTTCTCTAGCT
The nucleotide sequence above comes from Thermofilaceae archaeon. Encoded proteins:
- a CDS encoding pantetheine-phosphate adenylyltransferase, which codes for MASGEPAYRRTAVGGTFSLFHSGHRHLIKAALEVSDEVVIGVVSDEFASQRRKNHPVEPYEVRALRVLRYCLRKARVGQRITVLPLDDAEGPAGSDPSIEAIVVTEETLIGALKINRSRIAKKMKPLIIKVVEPILGDDGKPISSTKLWSYYYQNLY